From one Lolium rigidum isolate FL_2022 chromosome 4, APGP_CSIRO_Lrig_0.1, whole genome shotgun sequence genomic stretch:
- the LOC124648634 gene encoding uncharacterized protein LOC124648634 — translation MPNPFTETSHTRWGDYSVQGLNIEVVAEVPDMDALPGGDGRSIRIPPYFWGEGPAVDRLAGNGKLSKGGGFPVHVGYSEARALVGKGTVADLRRLSLEAENLVEEMFASIGVPHKHEQFGPEATRPRVVRLRLSPELELWKSTQHAIGNVLPPKGAGLTQASPQAIALLGAGDWPEAMTTTNALFGCGIASLLIGAADARTMFSNYVTDMAFYYEHGYNHVFPSLHRLLQDGLADAHARRTLGGRQRREAVAAGVRYIQAKIALEAAHRTCLKNAAARMDRRTAQVISLSESSLLGMAAEATARGFDAGAVMSDLVFSSPGTDVVDVGCDLVNSEVMNSFLNVADIAASGVVCEQALRAIYDAYAATCARMLTQRWHEPVARMCAALYTWHIQNDRHMFLRRVVLGWPKVRKSPAQPQREADFDEVFDADFRTTGFSRPLDPAHACDGGDTCNHVRRFLDHYQGEDLLGALWSSLVIGPLEYARRGEVDEQREQYLAESSRLLMAQLFSKGLVVHMVWLIAHANHHAWQVNYLFEAAMFGSILDGGTLIGKLDRAEGEEAQGQEKEKDMTYINVRNEQGR, via the coding sequence ATGCCGAATCCATTCACGGAGACATCCCACACTCGCTGGGGTGACTACTCTGTCCAAGGCCTCAACATTGAGGTCGTCGCGGAGGTGCCGGACATGGATGCTCTCCCGGGCGGCGACGGCAGGTCAATTAGAATCCCTCCGTACTTCTGGGGCGAGGGTCCCGCCGTGGACCGGCTGGCGGGGAACGGGAAGCTCAGCAAAGGTGGCGGCTTCCCGGTGCACGTGGGCTACTCGGAGGCGAGGGCTTTGGTCGGCAAGGGAACTGTGGCGGACCTGAGAAGGCTGTCCCTCGAAGCGGAAAACTTGGTGGAGGAGATGTTTGCTAGCATCGGCGTCCCGCACAAGCACGAGCAGTTCGGGCCAGAAGCGACTCGGCCCAGGGTGGTGCGGCTGCGGCTGTCGCCGGAGCTCGAGCTGTGGAAAAGCACGCAGCACGCAATCGGCAACGTGCTGCCACCCAAGGGCGCGGGGCTGACCCAGGCCTCGCCGCAGGCGATCGCCTTGCTGGGGGCCGGCGACTGGCCCGAGGCCATGACGACCACCAACGCCCTGTTCGGCTGCGGCATCGCGAGCCTGCTCATCGGCGCCGCCGACGCGCGCACAATGTTCTCCAACTACGTGACCGACATGGCCTTCTACTACGAGCACGGGTACAACCACGTCTTCCCCTCGCTCCACCGGCTGCTGCAGGACGGGCTCGCCGACGCCCACGCGCGGCGCACCCTCGGCGGCCGGCAGCGGCgcgaggccgtcgccgccggcgtgcgGTACATCCAGGCCAAGATCGCGCTCGAGGCGGCGCACAGGACGTGCCTCAAGAACGCCGCCGCGCGGATGGACCGCCGGACCGCCCAGGTCATCTCCCTGTCCGAGAGCAGCCTGCTCGGCATGGCGGCCGAGGCCACGGCCCGGGGCTTCGACGCCGGCGCCGTCATGAGCGACCTCGTCTTCAGCTCGCCCGGCACCGACGTCGTCGACGTGGGATGTGACCTGGTCAACTCCGAGGTCATGAACTCGTTCCTCAACGTCGCCGACATCGCCGCCTCGGGGGTCGTGTGTGAGCAGGCGCTGCGGGCCATCTACGACGCCTACGCCGCCACGTGTGCGCGCATGTTGACCCAGAGGTGGCACGAGCCAGTGGCCAGGATGTGCGCCGCGCTGTACACGTGGCACATACAAAACGACCGGCACATGTTCCTCCGCCGCGTCGTCCTGGGATGGCCCAAGGTCCGCAAGTCGCCGGCGCAGCCCCAGCGCGAGGCCGACTTCGACGAGGTCTTCGACGCCGACTTCCGTACCACCGGATTCAGCAGGCCGCTTGACCCGGCGCATGCATGCGACGGCGGCGACACCTGCAACCACGTCCGCCGCTTCCTCGATCACTATCAGGGTGAGGACCTGCTCGGCGCCCTCTGGTCGTCACTCGTCATCGGCCCGCTCGAGTACGCCCGGCGGGGCGAGGTGGACGAGCAGCGCGAGCAGTACCTCGCCGAATCCTCGCGCCTGCTAATGGCCCAGCTCTTCTCCAAGGGCCTCGTCGTCCATATGGTCTGGCTCATCGCCCATGCCAACCACCACGCCTGGCAGGTTAACTACCTATTCGAGGCCGCCATGTTTGGCAGCATCCTGGACGGCGGCACATTGATAGGCAAGCTCGACCGGGCAGAGGGCGAGGAAGCGCAAGGCCAGGAGAAAGAGAAGGACATGACCTACATCAATGTCCGCAATGAACAAGGTCGTTAG